One part of the Mangrovibacillus cuniculi genome encodes these proteins:
- a CDS encoding GNAT family N-acetyltransferase — METMLSTKREFKEILAIDEKIIGTTSRAENILQAILENRCIHITLEKQIAGFILYDNSFFEYPFVSLVMVDPLYQGKGLAGKLLRSVLVMINAEKVFSSTNESNKKMQSVFQKEGFIISGVIDHLDDGDPEMIYVHLKQKNHS, encoded by the coding sequence ATGGAAACAATGTTATCTACCAAGCGAGAATTTAAAGAGATTCTTGCCATAGATGAAAAGATTATTGGCACTACATCACGTGCAGAGAATATACTTCAAGCCATTCTAGAAAACAGGTGTATTCATATTACCTTAGAAAAGCAGATTGCTGGATTTATACTATATGACAACTCTTTTTTCGAATATCCCTTTGTATCTCTAGTTATGGTTGATCCATTATATCAAGGAAAAGGATTAGCTGGAAAATTGCTAAGAAGTGTACTAGTAATGATAAATGCAGAAAAAGTCTTTTCTTCTACAAATGAATCTAACAAAAAAATGCAATCTGTCTTCCAAAAAGAAGGGTTCATTATAAGTGGAGTAATTGATCATTTAGACGACGGAGATCCAGAAATGATTTATGTACATTTAAAACAAAAAAACCATTCCTAG
- a CDS encoding GDSL-type esterase/lipase family protein, with product MHKRLVCFGDSLTARKEGYEEPLLTSMLADHFEQWYIINSGVPGNTSSQALARIKKDVLAHKPDIVTILLGSNDAGLHKLVPLLTYRRNLEKMIRQIGPEQVVLISPPPVDECKQNKRTNQVMVLYAQTAKLVATQYQVPFIDFFHYLYFHKNCSSLLKGVADDGLHFGEGTYELLCELIIDAIEDKFL from the coding sequence ATGCATAAAAGATTAGTGTGTTTCGGTGATAGTTTAACTGCACGTAAAGAAGGATATGAAGAGCCGTTATTAACCTCCATGCTAGCTGACCATTTTGAACAGTGGTACATTATAAATTCTGGCGTCCCTGGTAATACTTCTTCTCAAGCTTTAGCTAGAATAAAAAAAGATGTGTTGGCACATAAACCAGATATAGTGACTATTTTACTTGGGTCCAATGATGCCGGGTTGCATAAATTAGTACCTCTTTTAACATACAGAAGAAATTTAGAGAAAATGATTCGTCAAATTGGACCGGAGCAAGTAGTACTTATTTCTCCTCCACCAGTTGATGAATGCAAACAAAATAAACGTACTAATCAAGTAATGGTTTTATATGCTCAAACAGCAAAGCTAGTAGCAACTCAATACCAAGTACCATTTATTGATTTCTTTCATTATTTATATTTTCATAAGAATTGTTCTTCTCTATTAAAAGGGGTTGCGGATGATGGTTTACACTTTGGAGAAGGTACCTACGAATTATTGTGTGAACTTATTATAGATGCTATTGAAGATAAGTTCCTGTAA
- a CDS encoding DUF1349 domain-containing protein has translation MTFITFSNLNLTWMNTPKSWSIDENTKQLVIKPEDETDYWQRTHYDFQHDNGHFLFQEQHGPFQLKTKVHLHPLHQYDQAGLYIRFDADNWVKASIEFMTEGENKLGAVVTKQGFSDWSTQPIGDDVTSISFRLSYIDPVCYIDYSLDEINWYQIRIGHLPMVPKTVPKVGLYACSPIKAGFSAAFDYLEIHSISDDRTKVYG, from the coding sequence GTGACTTTCATTACTTTTTCAAACCTAAACTTAACATGGATGAATACCCCTAAAAGTTGGTCGATTGACGAGAACACAAAACAATTGGTGATTAAGCCAGAAGATGAAACAGATTATTGGCAACGAACTCATTATGACTTTCAACATGATAATGGGCATTTTCTCTTCCAAGAACAACATGGTCCCTTTCAATTAAAGACAAAAGTTCATTTGCATCCACTTCATCAGTATGATCAAGCAGGATTGTATATCCGTTTTGATGCAGATAATTGGGTCAAGGCTTCTATTGAATTTATGACAGAAGGAGAAAATAAACTTGGAGCTGTTGTAACAAAGCAAGGCTTTTCAGATTGGTCCACACAACCAATTGGAGACGATGTTACATCTATTTCTTTTCGATTATCTTATATCGATCCAGTTTGTTACATTGACTATTCTTTAGATGAAATAAATTGGTATCAAATTCGAATTGGTCATCTGCCAATGGTTCCAAAAACTGTCCCAAAAGTGGGATTATACGCTTGCAGTCCTATCAAAGCAGGATTCTCTGCAGCATTTGATTATTTAGAAATTCACTCTATCTCTGACGACAGAACAAAAGTATATGGATAA
- a CDS encoding ATP-binding cassette domain-containing protein, producing MSLHLKKISKKSLSNHGCFPFNLPLIENFSELSITKPVTIFVGDNGTGKSTFLSGIANAAQCITVGEKEADSTSLGQALSLTWSARTKKGFYFRANEFSHYIKRLEEMKREAQEAIAEIKEQDRSQLEILPHARQLHDLKHFYGEGLEYRSHGESFLDLFHSRFQPNGLYVLDEPEGPLSPVKQLTLISMIKNMVEENGQFLIATHSPILMAIPGAEIFLLEEDRLVKKSYQELEHVTIIRDFLQSPERYLRYL from the coding sequence ATGTCTCTCCATTTAAAGAAAATATCAAAAAAATCTCTATCTAACCATGGTTGCTTCCCTTTCAATTTACCACTAATAGAAAACTTCTCTGAGCTTTCTATTACTAAACCTGTGACTATCTTTGTAGGAGATAATGGAACAGGAAAATCTACTTTTTTATCTGGTATCGCAAACGCTGCACAATGTATTACGGTCGGAGAGAAAGAGGCGGATTCAACTAGTTTAGGACAAGCTTTATCACTTACGTGGTCTGCTAGAACAAAAAAAGGATTTTATTTTCGAGCAAATGAATTCTCCCATTACATAAAGAGATTAGAAGAGATGAAAAGAGAAGCACAAGAAGCTATAGCAGAAATAAAAGAACAAGATCGAAGCCAATTAGAAATCTTACCTCATGCTAGACAGTTACATGATTTAAAACATTTTTATGGAGAAGGGTTGGAGTATCGTTCTCATGGCGAAAGCTTTTTAGATTTGTTTCATTCGAGATTTCAACCAAACGGATTGTATGTTTTAGATGAGCCTGAGGGACCTTTATCTCCAGTAAAACAGTTGACGTTGATCTCTATGATTAAAAATATGGTTGAAGAAAACGGACAATTTCTAATTGCTACGCACTCCCCTATATTAATGGCTATACCAGGTGCGGAAATTTTTTTATTAGAAGAAGATCGATTAGTTAAAAAATCTTATCAAGAATTAGAACATGTGACAATTATTAGAGATTTTTTGCAGAGTCCAGAGAGGTACTTGCGCTATCTTTAA